A genomic stretch from Streptomyces sp. QL37 includes:
- a CDS encoding ATP-dependent DNA ligase, which translates to MDLPVMPPVKPMLAKSVSAIPPGMQYEAKWDGFRAIVHRDGDEVVIGSRTGKPLTRYFPEVVTAVRENLPPRCVIDGEIVLPYEGRLDFDRLSERIHPADSRVRMLAGQIPASFVAFDILALDDTSLLTTVQTERRTVLERALADAAAPVHLAPSTTDPALAREWFQRYEGAGLDGVVAKPLDLPYRPDARVMYKIKHERTADCVVAGYRFHKSGPVVGSLLLGLYDAGGALQHVGVCAAFSMKRRAELLEELDPLRVDPAEHPWAAWADAAAHEGSRLPGAPSRWSGKKDLSWVALAPERVCEVAYDHMEGDRFRHTTQFRRWRPDRTPSGCTYAQLEEVVRYDLSEVLGGR; encoded by the coding sequence ATGGACCTGCCGGTGATGCCTCCTGTGAAACCGATGCTCGCCAAGTCCGTGTCCGCGATTCCCCCCGGGATGCAGTACGAGGCGAAGTGGGACGGCTTCCGGGCGATCGTGCACCGGGACGGCGACGAGGTGGTGATCGGGAGCCGGACGGGGAAGCCTCTCACCCGCTACTTCCCCGAGGTGGTCACCGCCGTGCGGGAGAATCTGCCGCCGCGCTGTGTGATCGACGGCGAGATCGTCCTGCCGTACGAGGGGCGGCTGGACTTCGACCGGCTGAGCGAGCGCATCCATCCGGCGGATTCGCGGGTGCGGATGCTGGCCGGACAGATCCCGGCGAGTTTCGTCGCCTTCGACATCCTCGCCCTCGACGACACCTCCTTGCTCACCACCGTCCAGACCGAACGGCGGACGGTCCTGGAGAGGGCGCTGGCGGACGCTGCGGCCCCCGTCCATCTCGCCCCGTCCACCACGGACCCGGCCCTCGCCCGGGAGTGGTTCCAGCGGTACGAGGGGGCGGGGCTCGACGGGGTGGTCGCCAAGCCGCTCGATCTGCCGTACCGGCCGGACGCCAGGGTCATGTACAAGATCAAGCACGAGCGGACCGCCGACTGCGTGGTGGCCGGCTACCGCTTCCACAAGAGCGGCCCGGTGGTGGGCTCCCTGCTGCTCGGTCTGTACGACGCCGGGGGCGCCCTCCAGCACGTGGGAGTGTGCGCGGCCTTCTCGATGAAGCGGCGTGCGGAACTCCTGGAGGAGCTCGATCCGTTGCGCGTCGACCCCGCGGAGCATCCCTGGGCGGCCTGGGCCGACGCGGCGGCGCACGAGGGTTCACGGCTGCCGGGCGCTCCGAGCCGCTGGTCCGGCAAGAAGGACCTGTCCTGGGTGGCGCTCGCGCCGGAGCGGGTCTGCGAGGTGGCGTACGACCACATGGAGGGCGACCGCTTCCGCCACACCACCCAGTTCCGGCGGTGGCGGCCGGACCGCACCCCCTCCGGCTGCACCTACGCGCAGCTGGAGGAAGTGGTGCGGTACGACCTTTCCGAGGTGCTCGGCGGCCGCTGA
- a CDS encoding nuclear transport factor 2 family protein codes for MARVRTTRNPLVVAAIVLTVAAAGAAGWGGWSRYDAAHDDSAAYAEARDDALAAGEQAVQNMNTLDHAQVEKGLDSWEESATGDLRKQLVDGRDAFVKQIESAKTVSTAKILSGAVTELDDRAGKAGVMVALRVTVTAPEGKPAVKESRMLGQLTRTSEGWKLSALGQAPVGNTAG; via the coding sequence ATGGCACGGGTACGGACGACGAGGAATCCGCTGGTGGTGGCGGCGATCGTGCTGACGGTCGCGGCGGCCGGCGCGGCGGGCTGGGGCGGCTGGTCGCGCTACGACGCGGCGCACGACGACTCGGCGGCCTACGCCGAGGCCCGCGACGACGCGCTGGCCGCGGGGGAGCAGGCCGTGCAGAACATGAACACGCTCGACCACGCACAGGTGGAGAAGGGGCTCGACAGCTGGGAGGAGTCGGCCACCGGCGATCTGCGCAAGCAGCTGGTCGACGGACGGGACGCGTTCGTCAAGCAGATCGAGTCGGCCAAAACCGTCAGCACAGCCAAGATCCTGTCGGGCGCGGTGACCGAGCTCGACGACAGGGCCGGCAAGGCGGGGGTGATGGTGGCACTCCGGGTCACGGTGACCGCTCCTGAGGGGAAGCCCGCGGTGAAGGAGAGCCGGATGCTGGGGCAGCTGACCCGCACCTCCGAGGGGTGGAAGCTCAGCGCCCTCGGACAGGCGCCCGTCGGGAACACCGCCGGCTGA
- a CDS encoding multicopper oxidase domain-containing protein, with translation MDRRTFNRRMLVGGGVAAATGVTSMSLGAVQATSAENPAKTAPAGGAVRHLKLYAEKLPDGQLGYGFEKGKASIPGPLIEITEGDTLHIEFQNTTDVDASLHVHGVDYDIASDGTRMNRSHVEPGGTRTYTWRTHAPGRRKDGTWQAGSAGYWHYHDHVVGTDHGTGGIRKGLYGPLVVRRKGDVLPDKTITIVFNDMTINNKPADKSPNFEATVGDRVEVVMITHGEYYHTFHIHGHRWADNRTGLLTGPDDPSRVVDTKICGPADSFGFQIIAGEHVGAGAWMYHCHVQSHSDMGMAGLLLVAKADGTVPGYDPPHHAAGAAEEHAH, from the coding sequence ATGGACCGAAGGACCTTCAACCGCCGGATGCTGGTGGGCGGCGGGGTGGCGGCGGCCACCGGTGTGACATCGATGTCACTGGGCGCCGTACAGGCCACCTCCGCGGAGAACCCCGCGAAGACGGCCCCCGCGGGCGGCGCCGTCCGCCACCTCAAGCTGTACGCCGAGAAACTGCCGGACGGTCAGCTCGGGTACGGCTTCGAGAAGGGCAAGGCGTCGATCCCCGGGCCGCTCATCGAGATCACCGAGGGCGACACGCTGCACATCGAGTTCCAGAACACCACGGACGTCGACGCCAGCCTCCATGTGCACGGAGTCGACTACGACATCGCCAGCGACGGCACCCGGATGAACCGCAGTCATGTCGAACCCGGAGGCACCCGGACGTACACCTGGCGCACCCATGCCCCTGGCCGCCGTAAGGACGGCACCTGGCAGGCGGGGAGTGCCGGTTACTGGCACTACCACGACCACGTGGTCGGCACGGACCACGGCACGGGCGGCATCCGCAAGGGGCTGTACGGGCCACTCGTCGTGCGCCGCAAGGGAGATGTGCTGCCGGACAAGACGATCACGATCGTCTTCAACGACATGACGATCAACAACAAGCCGGCGGACAAGAGCCCCAACTTCGAGGCCACCGTGGGCGACCGGGTCGAGGTCGTGATGATCACGCACGGCGAGTACTACCACACGTTCCACATCCACGGGCACCGCTGGGCGGACAACAGGACGGGGCTGCTCACCGGCCCCGACGACCCCAGCCGCGTGGTCGACACCAAGATCTGCGGACCGGCCGACTCCTTCGGCTTCCAGATCATCGCGGGCGAACACGTGGGAGCCGGTGCCTGGATGTACCACTGCCACGTCCAGAGCCACTCCGACATGGGGATGGCCGGTCTGCTGCTCGTCGCCAAGGCGGACGGGACGGTGCCGGGCTACGACCCGCCGCACCACGCGGCAGGCGCGGCCGAGGAGCACGCACACTGA
- a CDS encoding lytic transglycosylase domain-containing protein — MRLNGTMRRGLTGTATAVAAMAALTASQAPGLTGGVGADDMKNVSSDDVVWTEVPNDDSYHTELPPLESPEPPRSVKPGKRTGPAVTRSWAEAGIPATVLAAYRTAQASLGRSDPGCRLPWQLLAAIGKVESGHASGGRVDASGTTLTPILGPVLNGAGFANIPDTDGGAYDGDTRYDRAVGPMQFIPSTWAHWGQDGNGDGRKDPGNIHDAALAAGHYLCAGTRDLSVSADLDRAILSYNRSDTYLRTVRSWLEFYRKGIHPVADGKGVIPKSPGAGGPHAPKAPVGGPGSPSAPGHGGGGIIVGPQPGGTPGPSTSPTPTPTDSGSPDPGGSPSPTDPGPGPDPTDSGPTDPTTTPDPTATPDPTTTPDPTTTPDPSTTPDPTTTPDPDPGTSDPGCPTAPAGTADPAAPTDDPCSTPTA; from the coding sequence ATGAGGCTCAACGGAACCATGCGCCGCGGGCTCACCGGCACGGCCACCGCAGTCGCGGCGATGGCGGCCCTCACCGCGTCCCAGGCCCCCGGGCTCACGGGCGGCGTCGGAGCCGACGACATGAAGAACGTGTCGTCGGACGACGTGGTCTGGACCGAGGTGCCGAACGACGACAGCTACCACACCGAGTTGCCGCCACTGGAGTCACCGGAACCGCCCAGGAGCGTGAAGCCGGGGAAGAGGACCGGCCCCGCCGTCACCCGGTCCTGGGCCGAGGCCGGCATTCCCGCCACGGTCCTGGCCGCCTACCGAACGGCCCAGGCGTCCCTCGGCCGCAGCGACCCCGGCTGCCGCCTGCCCTGGCAGTTACTCGCGGCCATCGGCAAGGTGGAGTCCGGGCACGCGAGCGGCGGGCGGGTCGACGCCTCCGGCACCACGCTCACACCCATCCTCGGTCCCGTCCTCAACGGCGCGGGCTTCGCGAACATCCCGGACACGGACGGCGGCGCGTACGACGGCGACACCCGCTACGACCGGGCGGTCGGCCCCATGCAGTTCATCCCGTCCACCTGGGCGCACTGGGGGCAGGACGGAAACGGTGACGGGCGCAAGGACCCCGGCAACATCCACGACGCGGCTCTCGCCGCCGGCCACTACCTCTGCGCCGGAACACGAGACCTCTCGGTGAGCGCCGACCTCGACCGCGCGATCCTCAGCTACAACCGCTCGGACACCTATCTGCGTACGGTCCGGTCCTGGCTGGAGTTCTACCGCAAGGGCATCCACCCGGTCGCCGACGGCAAGGGCGTGATTCCGAAGAGCCCCGGCGCGGGCGGCCCCCACGCGCCGAAGGCCCCGGTCGGCGGCCCCGGCAGCCCGAGTGCTCCCGGACACGGCGGTGGCGGCATCATCGTCGGCCCGCAGCCCGGCGGCACGCCCGGGCCGTCCACCTCACCCACCCCCACACCGACGGACTCCGGCAGCCCCGACCCGGGCGGATCACCGAGCCCCACGGACCCGGGGCCCGGCCCCGACCCCACCGACAGCGGCCCCACCGATCCGACCACGACACCGGACCCGACCGCGACACCGGACCCGACCACGACGCCCGACCCGACCACGACCCCGGACCCCAGCACGACACCCGACCCCACCACGACACCCGACCCGGACCCCGGCACCAGCGACCCCGGCTGCCCCACGGCGCCCGCGGGGACGGCCGACCCGGCGGCTCCCACGGACGATCCCTGCTCCACGCCGACCGCCTGA
- a CDS encoding MlaD family protein codes for MITLATRLKNIAFLVIAVLVLGYLGVRYADLGHYVGLRGYYTVTVQLPRTGGLFTHSNVTYRGVSVGRVGPIELTDDGVQAELRIENDAPRIPDSLQAVVASLSAVGEQYVDLRPTRKDGPFLENGSVIDQADTTVPAPVTDVLVSVNDLTASVDTEALRTVVEEFGTAFEGRGDDLQVLLDTGSEFVDAADQALPTTTKLMADGETVLRTQAEQGEALKGFASGAEELAAELKGSDTDLRKLIATAPGATAQISGLLRDLEPGFGVVVANLLTTSEVAVTRQRGLEELLVKVPAVAAAGASIIDEDGDARFGMSVTFFEPLPCTAGYGSTTYRPGKDLSAAPAVNTKARCASPPGSGINVRGSGNAPGGGGVPKPAEPGSLLSGTDGTGLPGALGTTGGTGRTADGMAGLLGLGGGA; via the coding sequence ATGATCACCCTCGCCACCCGGCTCAAGAACATCGCCTTCCTGGTCATCGCGGTGCTCGTCCTCGGCTATCTGGGCGTCCGGTACGCCGACCTCGGCCATTACGTGGGCCTGCGCGGCTACTACACCGTCACGGTGCAACTGCCCCGGACCGGAGGGCTGTTCACCCACTCAAACGTCACCTACCGGGGCGTCTCCGTCGGCCGGGTCGGCCCGATCGAGCTGACCGACGACGGCGTCCAGGCCGAGCTGCGCATAGAGAACGACGCGCCGCGCATCCCCGACAGCCTGCAAGCCGTCGTCGCCAGCCTCTCCGCGGTCGGCGAGCAGTACGTCGACCTGCGCCCCACCCGCAAGGACGGCCCGTTCCTGGAGAACGGCTCGGTCATCGACCAGGCCGACACCACCGTCCCCGCACCCGTCACCGACGTCCTCGTCAGTGTCAACGACCTCACGGCTTCCGTCGACACCGAGGCCCTGCGTACCGTCGTCGAGGAGTTCGGCACGGCGTTCGAGGGGCGCGGCGACGATCTCCAGGTCCTGCTCGACACCGGCAGCGAGTTCGTCGACGCCGCCGACCAGGCCCTGCCGACCACCACCAAGCTGATGGCGGACGGCGAGACGGTCCTGCGCACGCAGGCCGAACAGGGCGAGGCGCTCAAGGGGTTCGCGTCCGGCGCCGAGGAACTCGCCGCCGAACTGAAGGGATCCGACACCGATCTGCGCAAGCTGATCGCCACCGCGCCCGGTGCCACCGCCCAGATCAGCGGGCTCCTGCGTGACCTCGAACCCGGCTTCGGAGTCGTCGTCGCCAACCTCCTCACCACCTCCGAGGTCGCCGTCACCCGGCAACGGGGCCTGGAGGAGCTGCTGGTGAAGGTGCCCGCGGTCGCTGCGGCCGGAGCGAGCATCATCGACGAGGACGGGGACGCCCGGTTCGGAATGTCCGTCACCTTCTTCGAGCCGCTGCCCTGCACCGCCGGATACGGCTCCACCACCTACCGCCCCGGCAAGGACCTCTCGGCCGCCCCCGCGGTCAACACCAAGGCGCGCTGCGCCTCGCCGCCGGGCAGCGGCATCAACGTCCGCGGCAGCGGCAACGCCCCCGGGGGCGGCGGCGTGCCGAAGCCGGCCGAGCCCGGCTCGCTGCTCTCCGGCACCGACGGGACCGGGCTTCCCGGAGCCCTCGGCACGACCGGCGGCACCGGGCGCACGGCCGACGGCATGGCCGGCCTGCTGGGCCTGGGAGGTGGCGCGTGA
- a CDS encoding family 16 glycoside hydrolase encodes MRHPSLLARRRYGPARWWLALLGSFLMVLGLASTAAYGRDDDRSAAADQVLTWTAGDPIDHYLTAPETAVAGAATIVFENSEATGNTTSMPHTLTFSVSDPEYNSDVQVNILANPGDSEGGKHSVEVTLTPGKYFYHCTIPGHGSMQGVLTVTEDGGGGDDTTAPETSATVDGDKNADGAYIGQATVTVAATDAGSGVDTVEYAVGADGAWQPYTAPVVVNEVGDHTVRYRATDKSGNAAEEKSVDFAVAAPPTDDKTPPETSATVSGEKDDAGAYLGMATVTVTASDTGSGVNTIEYAVGADGAWQPYTAPVMVHEVGAHTVRYRATDKSGNAAEEKSVDFTVVEPPSQDRTPPETSVVVTGDKNSDGAFITSAEVTLSATDDDSGVDKAEYSLDGGPYLAYSSPVIVDRVGHHTFAHRATDKAGNTSEAKQSSFTVARSGGVPAPNCPEFDERLTVIVGTVDTGVPNRLTGNRCTINELIEDEKDWSSHALFLKHVDKVLDKLLTDGVVDAREHKKIYKAAKQSGIGKPGQDEGYRKLFDGTAASLAKWEQVGGGQFALNEEEGSITSSTTVDGMGMLWFPSRQYGDFSLKLQWRDDAPEGGNANGGVFVRFPNVHDHPEESRPEWVAIKYGHEIQVNDRPDGDMYKTGSVYGFDRVGLGGAGVTPKGTWNDYEIRVVDQHYSVYRNGVLLNEFDNNGGQLFEPPRGDDPGTDGRRYASGYIGLQVHSTTDVISYRDIRVQEL; translated from the coding sequence GTGAGACACCCTTCACTCCTCGCGCGACGGCGGTACGGGCCCGCCCGGTGGTGGCTCGCCCTGCTCGGTTCGTTCCTGATGGTCCTCGGGCTGGCGTCGACGGCGGCGTACGGCCGTGACGACGACCGGTCGGCAGCGGCGGACCAGGTCCTCACCTGGACCGCGGGCGATCCCATCGACCACTACCTGACGGCTCCCGAGACCGCGGTGGCCGGTGCCGCCACCATCGTCTTCGAGAACAGCGAGGCCACGGGCAACACGACGAGCATGCCGCACACGCTGACGTTCAGCGTGTCGGACCCGGAGTACAACAGCGATGTCCAGGTCAACATCCTGGCCAACCCGGGTGACAGTGAGGGCGGCAAGCACAGCGTCGAGGTGACCCTCACCCCCGGAAAGTACTTCTACCACTGCACGATCCCCGGCCACGGCTCGATGCAGGGTGTCCTCACGGTGACCGAGGACGGTGGCGGCGGTGACGACACCACCGCCCCCGAGACCTCGGCGACGGTGGACGGCGACAAGAACGCCGACGGCGCGTACATCGGCCAGGCCACCGTCACCGTGGCGGCGACCGACGCGGGATCGGGCGTCGACACCGTCGAGTACGCGGTCGGGGCGGACGGCGCCTGGCAGCCGTACACCGCGCCCGTCGTGGTGAACGAGGTGGGCGATCACACCGTCCGCTACCGCGCCACCGACAAGTCGGGCAACGCGGCCGAGGAGAAGTCCGTCGACTTCGCGGTCGCCGCGCCGCCGACGGACGACAAGACCCCACCGGAGACCTCGGCGACCGTCTCGGGCGAGAAGGACGACGCGGGTGCCTACCTCGGCATGGCCACGGTCACCGTGACCGCGTCCGACACCGGGTCAGGCGTCAACACCATCGAGTACGCGGTCGGGGCGGACGGCGCCTGGCAGCCGTACACCGCGCCCGTGATGGTGCACGAGGTCGGTGCCCACACGGTCCGCTACCGCGCCACCGACAAGTCGGGCAACGCGGCCGAGGAGAAGTCCGTCGACTTCACCGTCGTCGAACCGCCGTCGCAGGACAGGACGCCGCCCGAGACCTCCGTGGTCGTGACCGGCGACAAGAACTCGGACGGCGCGTTCATCACGAGCGCCGAGGTCACCCTCAGCGCGACCGACGACGACTCGGGTGTGGACAAGGCCGAGTACTCCCTGGACGGCGGCCCGTACCTCGCGTACTCCTCCCCCGTCATCGTCGACCGCGTCGGCCACCACACCTTCGCCCACCGGGCGACGGACAAGGCCGGCAACACCTCGGAGGCGAAGCAGAGCTCGTTCACCGTCGCGCGGAGCGGCGGTGTCCCGGCACCCAACTGCCCCGAGTTCGACGAACGGCTCACCGTCATCGTCGGCACGGTCGACACCGGTGTTCCCAACCGGCTCACCGGCAACCGCTGCACGATCAACGAGCTCATCGAGGACGAGAAGGACTGGTCCTCGCACGCCCTGTTCCTCAAGCACGTCGACAAGGTCCTGGACAAGCTGCTCACCGACGGGGTCGTCGACGCCCGTGAGCACAAGAAGATCTACAAGGCGGCCAAGCAGTCCGGAATCGGCAAGCCGGGCCAGGACGAGGGCTACCGCAAGCTCTTCGACGGCACGGCCGCGTCCCTCGCCAAGTGGGAGCAGGTCGGTGGCGGACAGTTCGCGCTGAACGAGGAGGAGGGCTCGATCACCAGCTCCACCACGGTGGACGGCATGGGGATGCTGTGGTTCCCGTCCCGGCAGTACGGGGACTTCTCGCTGAAGCTCCAGTGGCGGGACGACGCCCCGGAGGGCGGCAACGCCAACGGCGGGGTCTTCGTCCGCTTCCCGAACGTCCACGACCACCCGGAGGAGTCCCGTCCGGAGTGGGTCGCCATCAAGTACGGCCATGAGATCCAGGTCAACGACCGGCCCGACGGCGACATGTACAAGACCGGGTCCGTCTACGGGTTCGACCGGGTCGGTCTCGGCGGCGCCGGGGTCACTCCCAAGGGCACCTGGAACGACTACGAGATCCGGGTGGTGGACCAGCACTACTCGGTCTACCGCAACGGTGTCCTGCTGAACGAGTTCGACAACAACGGCGGCCAGCTCTTCGAGCCGCCGCGGGGCGACGACCCGGGTACCGACGGCCGGCGGTACGCCTCCGGTTACATCGGGCTCCAGGTCCACAGCACCACGGACGTGATCTCGTACCGCGACATCCGCGTCCAGGAGCTGTAG
- a CDS encoding ThuA domain-containing protein — MQRTPHHRSRSRRGIAAAVAAGALTASLLGGNAATASPYPDPGLKERMATTLSLPTPPGGADVKVLVFHASAGEESPTVDAGIAAIEKIGLSGPEAGRFKTVATDDAAVFTNGKKLGKYNAVVFLTGGGDVLDPEQEAGLEAYMEAGGGFLGIHDAARTEPYSDWFTGLVGARPASDSPTGVQRATVEIGDRQHPATKNLPLEWKRPDKWLNWKDNPSGDVHTVARVRELTYTPGKSANGWDHPVSWCRDYDGGRSFYTAMGGTAASFAETDFRDHLRGALAWTSRISQADCKATIDSNYTAERLTQPNQPGQNDQIGEPHGLVTAKDGRIFYIGRGGTDSSVPVVTDWNDPNVGKGEGEIHVYDPATKKVTLAGKLSVFGNKGGGDELVKVEEGLLGIELDPDFATNGWVYLHYTPHAKIDRDKQLAVRQVSRFTFDHATNKLDLASEKVLLHWPVQIHSCCHAGGGMAWDSKENLYIATGDNNSSQFSDGYSGNNPQPNYKGVSFADARRTAGNTNNLNGKILRIHPEDDGTYTLPEGNLFTGKEPDEGGGKTRGEIYVMGVRNPARISIDKSTDTLYAGWVGPDAGEPSTTWGPAKYDTFAAITKAGNHGWPYCMGNKQPYRDRNLPDPTKPLDWYDCDAPKNESPNNDGLVNVPPVTGNTIWYSPQGGGVDYPRDENGIPSYKVEDQKELLPWLKGGGQATMNGPVYRYDAASTSEAKWPAYWDGKWFVGDFYDDTQPRHAVLTDPKTVGKGGLPTHAESLKKIIPVGADGIRNLMDWKFAPDGSLYVLDYGRGFFTSDAKSALWRVTYKGGGPTPAAADLARKAAAQ; from the coding sequence ATGCAGCGCACACCACATCACAGGTCCAGATCGCGCCGCGGTATCGCGGCGGCCGTGGCGGCAGGCGCCCTGACCGCGTCCCTGCTCGGCGGCAACGCGGCCACTGCCAGCCCTTATCCGGATCCTGGGCTGAAGGAACGGATGGCGACAACGTTGTCCCTTCCCACGCCGCCCGGCGGGGCCGACGTGAAGGTCCTGGTGTTCCACGCTTCGGCCGGCGAGGAGTCGCCGACCGTGGACGCGGGCATCGCGGCCATCGAGAAGATCGGGCTCAGCGGTCCTGAGGCCGGGCGCTTCAAGACCGTCGCCACCGACGACGCCGCGGTCTTCACCAACGGCAAGAAGCTCGGCAAGTACAACGCGGTCGTCTTCCTGACCGGCGGCGGCGACGTGCTGGACCCGGAGCAGGAGGCGGGCCTGGAGGCGTACATGGAGGCCGGCGGCGGTTTCCTCGGCATCCATGACGCGGCGCGCACCGAACCGTACTCCGACTGGTTCACTGGCCTGGTCGGCGCACGCCCAGCCTCGGACAGCCCGACCGGCGTCCAGCGCGCCACCGTGGAGATCGGCGACCGGCAGCACCCGGCGACGAAGAACCTCCCGCTGGAGTGGAAGCGCCCGGACAAGTGGCTGAACTGGAAGGACAACCCGTCCGGCGACGTCCACACGGTGGCCCGCGTCCGCGAGCTCACCTACACCCCGGGCAAGAGTGCCAACGGCTGGGACCACCCGGTCTCCTGGTGCCGTGACTACGACGGCGGGCGCTCCTTCTACACCGCCATGGGCGGTACGGCGGCGAGCTTCGCGGAGACCGACTTCCGGGATCACCTGCGCGGCGCGCTCGCCTGGACGAGCCGCATCTCGCAGGCCGACTGCAAGGCCACCATCGACTCCAACTACACGGCCGAGCGGCTCACCCAGCCCAATCAGCCCGGGCAGAACGACCAGATCGGCGAACCGCACGGCCTGGTGACCGCCAAGGACGGGCGGATCTTCTACATCGGGCGCGGCGGCACGGACAGCAGTGTGCCGGTGGTCACCGACTGGAACGACCCGAACGTCGGCAAGGGCGAGGGCGAGATCCACGTCTACGATCCCGCCACGAAGAAGGTCACCCTCGCCGGCAAGCTGAGCGTCTTCGGCAACAAGGGCGGCGGCGACGAGCTGGTGAAGGTGGAGGAGGGCCTGCTCGGGATCGAGCTGGACCCGGACTTCGCCACCAACGGCTGGGTGTATCTGCACTACACCCCGCACGCGAAGATCGACCGCGACAAGCAGCTGGCGGTGCGCCAGGTCTCGCGCTTCACCTTCGACCACGCGACGAACAAGCTGGACCTGGCGTCCGAGAAGGTGCTCCTGCACTGGCCGGTCCAGATCCACAGCTGCTGCCACGCGGGCGGCGGGATGGCCTGGGACTCGAAGGAGAACCTGTACATCGCGACCGGTGACAACAACTCCTCCCAGTTCAGCGACGGTTACTCCGGCAACAACCCGCAGCCGAACTACAAGGGCGTGTCCTTCGCCGACGCCCGCCGCACCGCGGGCAACACCAACAACCTGAACGGGAAGATCCTGCGGATCCACCCCGAGGACGACGGCACCTACACCCTGCCCGAGGGCAATCTCTTCACGGGCAAGGAGCCGGACGAGGGCGGCGGCAAGACCCGCGGCGAGATCTACGTGATGGGTGTCCGCAACCCCGCCCGCATCTCCATCGACAAGTCGACCGACACGCTGTACGCGGGCTGGGTCGGCCCCGACGCGGGTGAGCCCAGCACGACGTGGGGCCCCGCCAAGTACGACACGTTCGCGGCGATCACCAAGGCGGGCAACCACGGCTGGCCCTACTGCATGGGCAACAAGCAGCCCTACCGGGACCGCAACCTGCCCGACCCCACCAAGCCGCTGGACTGGTACGACTGCGACGCGCCGAAGAACGAGTCGCCGAACAACGACGGCCTCGTCAACGTGCCGCCGGTCACCGGCAACACCATCTGGTACTCGCCCCAGGGCGGCGGAGTCGACTACCCGCGTGACGAGAACGGCATCCCGAGCTACAAGGTGGAGGACCAGAAGGAGCTCCTGCCCTGGCTCAAGGGCGGCGGCCAGGCCACGATGAACGGCCCGGTCTACCGCTACGACGCGGCGAGCACCAGTGAGGCCAAGTGGCCGGCGTACTGGGACGGGAAGTGGTTCGTCGGTGACTTCTACGACGACACCCAGCCGCGTCACGCCGTGCTGACCGACCCGAAGACGGTCGGCAAGGGCGGCCTGCCCACGCACGCCGAGTCCCTGAAGAAGATCATTCCGGTCGGTGCGGACGGCATCCGCAACCTCATGGACTGGAAGTTCGCCCCGGACGGTTCGCTCTACGTCCTGGACTACGGGCGCGGCTTCTTCACCTCGGACGCCAAGTCCGCGCTGTGGCGCGTGACGTACAAGGGCGGCGGACCGACCCCGGCTGCCGCAGACCTGGCAAGGAAGGCGGCAGCGCAGTGA
- the ligD gene encoding non-homologous end-joining DNA ligase, producing MELDVDGRAVRLSNPDKVYFPEKGYTKKDVAGYFQAVGPGILRALRERPTTLQRFVDGVEGDFFYQKRAPKNLPDWTPTARIEFPSGRHADEMCPTELGAVLWAVNLGTLTFHPWPVRRADTDHPDELRIDLDPQPGTDYADAVRAAHELRSVLEDHGLRGWPKTSGGRGIHVFVPLVPEWTFTQVRRSAIAVGRELERRMPDRVTTAWWKEERGERIFVDYNQTARDRTIASAYSVRPFPHAPVSAPLRWEEIDDAEPRDFDLRTMPVRYAEVGDLHADMDDHAFRLDQLLELARRDEHEHKLGDLPYPPEYPKMPGEPKRVQPSRARHEDDGEGAA from the coding sequence GTGGAGCTGGACGTGGACGGACGGGCCGTACGGCTGTCCAATCCGGACAAGGTGTACTTCCCGGAGAAGGGCTACACCAAGAAGGACGTGGCCGGCTATTTCCAGGCCGTCGGGCCGGGGATCCTCCGCGCCCTGCGCGAGCGGCCGACCACCCTCCAGCGCTTCGTCGACGGGGTCGAGGGCGATTTCTTCTACCAGAAGCGGGCGCCGAAGAACCTCCCCGACTGGACCCCCACCGCCCGGATCGAATTCCCCAGCGGCCGGCACGCCGACGAGATGTGCCCCACCGAGCTGGGCGCCGTCCTCTGGGCGGTCAATCTCGGCACCCTCACCTTCCACCCCTGGCCGGTGCGCAGGGCGGACACCGACCACCCCGACGAGCTGCGCATCGACCTCGATCCGCAGCCCGGCACCGACTACGCCGACGCGGTGAGGGCCGCCCACGAACTGCGCTCGGTCCTTGAGGACCACGGCCTGCGCGGCTGGCCCAAGACCTCCGGCGGGCGGGGCATCCACGTCTTCGTCCCGCTGGTCCCGGAGTGGACGTTCACGCAGGTCAGACGCTCCGCCATCGCAGTGGGACGGGAACTGGAGCGCAGGATGCCCGACCGGGTGACCACCGCCTGGTGGAAGGAGGAGCGGGGCGAGCGGATCTTCGTCGACTACAACCAGACGGCGCGCGACCGCACCATCGCCTCCGCCTACTCCGTACGCCCCTTCCCGCACGCCCCGGTCTCCGCCCCCCTGCGCTGGGAGGAGATCGACGACGCCGAGCCCCGCGACTTCGACCTGCGCACCATGCCCGTGCGGTACGCCGAGGTGGGCGACCTGCACGCCGACATGGACGACCACGCCTTCCGTCTCGACCAGCTGCTGGAACTGGCGAGGCGGGACGAGCACGAGCACAAGCTCGGCGACCTGCCCTACCCGCCGGAGTACCCGAAGATGCCCGGCGAGCCGAAGCGTGTGCAGCCCAGCCGCGCCCGGCACGAGGACGACGGCGAGGGCGCCGCGTGA